A genomic stretch from Falco naumanni isolate bFalNau1 chromosome 8, bFalNau1.pat, whole genome shotgun sequence includes:
- the C8H5orf47 gene encoding uncharacterized protein C5orf47 homolog: MAPSHRTRREGSSAEPPGQACPKEGATGAVSPLSVAARTPAPPAPATTCHPATAGPGRPPAPPPMAAGPSLGKTRLRLLYINSFGSHRCGSVVRYGGGRRQAEGGRDEALRCQPSPTGQAGGLRGTPGPGDQAHRGRGRQAVGGGGAGKPVSHHHADLREAKADTFDFPFPSRNSDKVIKRKKQKSKVWLKVWKVISRMLEENEKFRSRLLTCSQFSGEGNDMNQSSQNEVSYLDREESIFGWV, encoded by the exons ATGGCGCCATCACACAGGACGAGGCGCGAGGGCAGCTCTGCGGAACCCCCCGGCCAGGCCTGCCCCAAGGAAGGGGCCACGGGCGCTGTGTCCCCCCTCAGCGTGGCAGCCAGGACgccggcccccccagcccccgccacCACTTGTCACCCTGCCACAGCAGGGCCTGGCCGCCCTCCTGCCCCGCCACCCATGGCTGCCGGTCCCAGCCTGGGGAAGACGCGCCTGCGGCTCCTCTATATCAACAGCTTCGGCTCCCACCGCTGCGGCTCTGTGGTCCGCTATGGCGGGGGCCGCCGGCAGGCTGAGGGCGGCCGGGACGAGGCCCTGCGCTGCCAGCCGAGCCCCACGGGGCAGGccggggggctgagggggaccCCGGGCCCAGGGGACCAGGCCCACCGTGGCCGTGGTCGGCAGGCGGTGGGGGGCGGCGGTGCCGGGAAGCCTGTCAGCCACCATCACG CTGACCTTCGAGAGGCTAAGGCTGACACCTTTgactttcccttcccttcaagAAATAGTGATAAAGTAATTAAACGGAAGAAGCAAAAG TCCAAAGTCTGGCTTAAGGTCTGGAAAGTAATTTCAAGAATgcttgaagaaaatgaaaagttcaGAAGTCGACTCTTAACCTGCAGTCAGTTCAGTGGAGAAG GCAATGATATGAACCAGAGTTCACAGAATGAGGTATCCTACCTGGACAGG gaGGAGTCCATCTTTGGCTGGGTATAG